GAAAGCCCCCTCCACCCCCGTCGGCAACGGCGCCCGGATCGGCTCGTCGAGCACACCGCGCAGCAGGAGGAAGGCCGCGCCGCCCACCAGGGAGCCGAGCATCGCCGCGAGACCGGTCTCGAGCGCCACGATCCCGCGGACGTCGGCCGGCGTCGCACCGGCGAGCCGCAGCGCCGCGAGCCGGCGGTCGCGGGCCGGAGAGCCCAACCGTGAGCTCAGGCCGGTGAAGACCAGGACGGGCAGGGTGAGCAGCAACAGGGCGGCGACGACCCCGACCCGCAGCCCGCTCTCGTTGAGCAGCTGGATCCGGTAGGCGGCGGTGTACTCACCGCGGATCGACAGCACCACGCCGGTCACGAGCAGCAGCAGGGCGGCCGCCGCCGCCCCCACCGCGGTGAAACCGATCCGCAGCGCGTCTCCGCGACCGCCGGCTGCCGCCAGCCGGAGCCGCTCGGCTGCCCTCACGAGCCCTCCCCGAGGGTGTGGACGGCATCCCCGGCAGGCACGCTGTCGTCGAGGACGACACCGTCGCGAACCTCGACGTCGCGGTCGCCGTACGCCGCCACCCGTGCGTCGTGGGTGACGAGCACGACGCTCGTGCCCTGGTCGCGGGCGGTCTCGATGAGCGCCGCCATCACGTCCTCCCCGGCCAGCGAGTCCAGGGCTCCGGTCGGCTCGTCGGCGAACAGGACGGCCGGCTCGGTGACGAGCGCGCGCGCCACGGCGACGAGCTGCGCCTGCCCGCCGGACATCTCGCGCGGCCGTGCCCCTGCCAGGGCGGCCACCCCGAACCGGTCCAACCACGAGCGCGCCACCTCCTCGGCAGACGGCCGCGGCGCCCCGCCGAGCAGCAGTGGGAGCGCGACGTTGTCGAGGGCGGTCAGCTCCGAGACGAGCTGGCCGTACTGGAACAGGACCCCGAACTCAGAACGCCGCAGCGCCGAGCGCTCCCTTTCAGGCAACGAGCTGACGACGCGGTCGCCCCAGCGCACCGCCCCGGCGTCCGGCACGAGCACCCCGGCGAGGCACAGCAGCAGTGAGGACTTGCCCGATCCCGACCGCCCGGTCACGGCGAGCACCTCCCCCGGCTCCACCCGCAGGTCGACCCCCCGCAACGCCGGCCGGCGCCCGTAGTCGAGCACCAGTCCCCTAGCGCCCAGCACTCCGCTCATGCGCCCAGCTCCTTCTTGAGTGTTCCCATGCGGTCCCGTGCCGCGTCCATCCACCGCAGGTCGGCGTCGAGGTGCGCCAGCGCGTAGTCGGCGGCGAGCACCTGCTCGAGCGTGGCAGCCTCCCGGGTCTTGACCGCGGTCAGCTCGCGCATCCGCCGGAGGTGGGCGGCCCGCTGCGCGCGCAGGTATGCCGCGGCCCGCGGCTCGTCGTCGAGCAGCAGGGCGATGGCGACCTTGAGCGCGAACGGGTTCGCGACGTGCGCAGCCGGCTCCTCGGGCGCAGCGAGCCAGCTGTTCAGCTCGTCGCGTCCGGCGTCGGTGATCTCGTAGACGGTGCGGTCGGGCCCGTCGACCCGCTGCACCGCCGACGGGCGGACGTGCCCGCGGCGGTGCAGCCGGTCGAGCGACGCGTAGACCTGGCCGAATGCCAGCGGCTTGGCGTGCGGGAACCGCGCGTCATGGTCCCGCTTCAGGTCGTAGCCGTGCCGCTGCCCCCTGCTCAGCAGCCCCAGCAGCACGTGCCCCGTCGACATGCTGATCACTATTCACTCGGTGAATAGCACGCGTCAAGCATCCCGCACCAACCGGGCCCTGTGGGAGCCTGCCGACATGACGGTCATCGACGCCCTCGCCCGCACCGCGGGCACCTGGCAGGGGACCAACGGGTTCCGGCTTATGCCGACCGACGGCCTCTTCACCGCGCCGGCCACGGCAAGCGTCGCCGTCGCTGCCGGCGGGCACCTGGTGATGGTGGGCTACACGTGGAGGCACCCCGACGACGGGGAGCAGCAGGGCCTGCTGGTCGTCGGGCACGGCGACGACGCGGCCGAGCCGGCTCGTGCCACCTTGCTCTGGGCCGACTCGTGGCACCAGCAGGCGGCGCGGGCCGTCGACGGCTCGGCCGACGGCGAGACGCTGGCCTTCGAGTACGACTACGGCGGCGGCTGGCGCTGGCGCGTGCAGGTGTCCCCCGCAGACCACGAACTCGCCGTCCGGATGCTCAACGTGGTCCCGGAGAGCGCCGACACCGGCACACCCCCGGTCGGGGCCTACGAGGCGATGGTGATGGACCTCCGGCGCACCTGACCTCCGGCCGGCGCGCGCCACGGCATACGGATGGGGACGCGCGAAGGCCCGCCCCCGCTGTGGGGACGGGCCTTCGAGAGGTGGCAGTGAGGGTCAGTGACCGTGGCCGTGGCCGTGGCCGCCGGCGGCCTCCGGCTCCTCTTCCTTCTTCTCCACGACGAGGGTGTCGGTGGTGAGGACCATCGACGCGATCGACGCGGCGTTGCGCAGGGCGGAGCGGGTGACCTTCACCGGGTCGATGACGCCGGCCTTGACCAGGTCGACGTACTGGCCGGTGGCGGCGTTGAGGCCGTTGCCCGGCTCGAGCTCGGCGACCTTGGAGACGGCGACGTAGCCCTCCATGCCGGCGTTCTCGGCGATCCAGCGCAGCGGCTCGGCCGCGGCCTTGCGCACGATGTTGGCGCCGGTGGCCTCGTCACCCTCGAGCCCGAGGGCGTCGATGGCCGTGGAGGCGTGGACGAGGGCGGAGCCGCCACCGGCGACGATGCCCTCCTCGATGGCCGCGCGGGTCGCCGAGATGGCGTCCTCGATGCGGTGCTTCTTCTCCTTGAGCTCGACCTCGGTGTGGGCGCCGACGCGGATGACGCAGACACCGCCGGCCAGCTTGGCCAGGCGCTCCTGCAGCTTCTCGCGATCCCAGTCGGAGTCGGTGCGCTCGATCTCGGCCTTGATCTGGTTGACCCGGCCCTCGACCTCGTCGGGCTTGCCGGCGCCGTCGAT
This genomic interval from Knoellia sp. p5-6-4 contains the following:
- a CDS encoding ABC transporter ATP-binding protein, which translates into the protein MSGVLGARGLVLDYGRRPALRGVDLRVEPGEVLAVTGRSGSGKSSLLLCLAGVLVPDAGAVRWGDRVVSSLPERERSALRRSEFGVLFQYGQLVSELTALDNVALPLLLGGAPRPSAEEVARSWLDRFGVAALAGARPREMSGGQAQLVAVARALVTEPAVLFADEPTGALDSLAGEDVMAALIETARDQGTSVVLVTHDARVAAYGDRDVEVRDGVVLDDSVPAGDAVHTLGEGS
- a CDS encoding PadR family transcriptional regulator, encoding MSTGHVLLGLLSRGQRHGYDLKRDHDARFPHAKPLAFGQVYASLDRLHRRGHVRPSAVQRVDGPDRTVYEITDAGRDELNSWLAAPEEPAAHVANPFALKVAIALLLDDEPRAAAYLRAQRAAHLRRMRELTAVKTREAATLEQVLAADYALAHLDADLRWMDAARDRMGTLKKELGA